In Geopsychrobacter electrodiphilus DSM 16401, a single window of DNA contains:
- a CDS encoding MFS transporter, giving the protein MSHIEPRQMISSPTKLLTFEFVGLCLVVCLAFCNVAVFYNLFNYLQTLGIRGELCGLIVGVYSLTAMLLFLVVSPFLSVVNAPRTMLLGIMVLILSGFSYFFVDSFWGLLSLRIFNGLGQFLLTAGTMSLFVSVIPLEKSGQAFSFYSIAILLPYGVVPTLMDALGAYIPTPPYGYALATISFIPAAWLILKIRKRTRCVRDLKTSPKRPSWQDIRTNLTQLPVALLLIMNLSYFVLWGSLFFLFKGFAAQQGLANVGSFFAVMTGLMIIIRLLAGRLFDILDKSRLMIISFALIGMGNFALDHLPGNWAIPLVALLFGLGMGAGYPAVNGLMFEVSAPRFRALNANLMLFTVHGGFFFGPAIGGALVARQGYHGYFLFSIGLALTTAVLSTLLIRSRRL; this is encoded by the coding sequence ATGAGCCATATCGAGCCCCGGCAGATGATTAGCAGTCCCACCAAATTGTTGACCTTCGAATTCGTTGGTTTGTGCCTGGTCGTCTGTCTTGCCTTCTGCAATGTTGCCGTTTTTTACAATCTTTTCAATTATTTGCAAACGCTAGGTATCCGAGGAGAGCTCTGCGGACTGATCGTTGGTGTTTACTCCCTTACTGCCATGCTTCTTTTTCTGGTGGTGAGCCCATTCCTGAGCGTCGTGAACGCGCCGCGAACCATGCTTCTCGGGATTATGGTTCTGATACTCTCCGGTTTCAGTTATTTTTTCGTTGATTCGTTCTGGGGACTTCTGAGCCTTAGAATCTTCAATGGGTTGGGCCAGTTTCTATTGACCGCCGGAACCATGTCTCTTTTTGTTTCTGTTATTCCTCTGGAGAAGAGCGGACAGGCTTTCAGCTTTTATTCGATAGCGATTCTATTGCCCTATGGCGTTGTCCCGACATTAATGGACGCACTCGGCGCCTACATCCCGACCCCACCATACGGGTATGCCCTGGCGACGATTTCGTTTATCCCCGCCGCATGGCTCATTCTGAAAATTCGGAAACGAACACGGTGCGTCAGAGATTTAAAGACTTCCCCCAAACGACCCTCATGGCAAGACATCAGGACTAACTTGACACAGTTACCCGTGGCACTCTTGCTGATTATGAATCTGAGTTACTTTGTCCTCTGGGGAAGCCTCTTTTTTCTGTTTAAAGGGTTTGCTGCCCAGCAGGGGTTAGCCAATGTCGGCAGTTTTTTCGCTGTAATGACTGGGTTGATGATCATCATTCGGCTTCTGGCTGGTCGTCTCTTCGATATCCTTGACAAGTCACGGTTAATGATAATTTCTTTCGCCCTCATCGGCATGGGGAACTTCGCTCTGGATCATCTCCCCGGAAACTGGGCCATTCCTCTGGTGGCACTTTTGTTTGGTTTGGGAATGGGGGCTGGTTACCCGGCGGTCAATGGCCTGATGTTCGAAGTCTCCGCACCACGTTTTCGTGCCCTGAATGCCAATCTTATGCTCTTCACTGTGCATGGAGGTTTTTTCTTCGGGCCAGCAATCGGAGGGGCACTTGTGGCTCGGCAGGGTTACCACGGTTATTTCTTATTCAGTATTGGGCTGGCTCTCACCACTGCAGTCCTCAGCACCTTGCTGATCCGCTCCCGAAGGCTCTAA
- the msrA gene encoding peptide-methionine (S)-S-oxide reductase MsrA → MNYKLILVLGAILISSAASASAAKTVLAGGCFWCMEADFEKLPGVTDVVSGFTGGTLKDPTYNGDHEGHYESVEITYDPSKLSYQQLLDYYWLQIDPFDDGGQFCDRGHTYLSAIFVANEEEQKIAVASKARIAAEFPGKEVVTPILKASTFYPIKGDESYHQDYYKKNPIRYNIYRWNCGRDQRLKAIWGDKASH, encoded by the coding sequence ATGAACTACAAGCTGATTCTTGTGCTGGGGGCGATCCTGATCTCCAGTGCCGCAAGCGCTTCGGCCGCTAAAACCGTACTGGCGGGGGGCTGCTTCTGGTGCATGGAGGCAGATTTTGAAAAGCTGCCCGGAGTCACCGATGTGGTCTCCGGCTTTACCGGCGGAACCTTGAAAGATCCGACCTATAACGGCGATCATGAGGGTCACTATGAGTCGGTAGAAATCACCTATGATCCAAGCAAGCTGAGCTATCAGCAGTTACTCGATTATTACTGGCTGCAAATTGACCCCTTTGATGATGGCGGCCAGTTTTGTGACCGGGGGCACACATATTTAAGCGCTATCTTTGTCGCCAATGAAGAGGAACAGAAAATCGCGGTGGCCTCCAAGGCGCGGATTGCCGCAGAGTTTCCGGGAAAAGAAGTCGTGACGCCCATCCTGAAGGCCTCAACCTTTTATCCCATCAAGGGGGATGAAAGTTACCATCAGGATTATTATAAAAAGAACCCTATCCGCTACAACATCTATCGCTGGAATTGCGGACGCGATCAACGCCTGAAGGCAATCTGGGGTGACAAGGCCAGTCATTAG
- a CDS encoding cache domain-containing protein produces MKKLVIIAFGLMMILSAATLWAADEAATKEECVIKCREAAAMITTQGVDAAIKAIGNPKGPFVWKDSYVFLMNLDGKMLAHPFEPELTKMKHVLLLTDPTDKAMFVQFVNLARNVGHGWVEYMWPKPGKTTPSKKLSYIYRVPGTDLFVGAGVYVGGMLY; encoded by the coding sequence ATGAAGAAGTTAGTTATTATTGCGTTCGGTCTGATGATGATTCTGTCTGCTGCCACCCTGTGGGCTGCAGATGAAGCAGCGACCAAGGAAGAGTGTGTGATCAAGTGCCGGGAGGCTGCGGCCATGATCACGACCCAGGGAGTAGATGCCGCCATCAAGGCGATTGGAAATCCCAAGGGACCTTTTGTCTGGAAAGACTCTTATGTCTTTCTGATGAACCTGGATGGAAAAATGCTGGCTCACCCGTTTGAGCCGGAGCTGACCAAGATGAAGCATGTGCTGTTGCTGACTGATCCGACCGACAAGGCGATGTTCGTGCAGTTTGTCAACCTGGCGCGCAACGTCGGCCATGGCTGGGTCGAATATATGTGGCCCAAGCCGGGGAAAACGACCCCGTCCAAGAAATTGTCTTATATTTATCGGGTGCCGGGCACGGATCTTTTCGTCGGAGCCGGCGTCTATGTCGGCGGGATGCTATATTGA
- a CDS encoding acetate uptake transporter codes for MANETPMGNPGVVGLAGFGITTLLLQFHNVGWCDAGPIVALAFIYGGLAQMIAGYQEFKCGNNFGYSAFVSYGAFWISLGVIFMLNNFNIYHSSTRDLGWFLVGWTIYTAIMWIPAMRIHGAMAITFTLLLIGFILLDLGHFGYPEMIKVAGYELMLCGVSALYMMAHTIYAQVFQRNVLPVGKPWIKF; via the coding sequence ATGGCAAATGAAACACCCATGGGCAACCCCGGAGTTGTCGGCCTGGCAGGTTTTGGGATCACAACTCTGCTGCTGCAGTTCCATAATGTCGGCTGGTGCGATGCCGGTCCGATTGTTGCTCTGGCTTTTATCTATGGTGGCCTGGCGCAGATGATCGCCGGCTATCAGGAATTCAAGTGCGGGAACAACTTCGGCTACAGTGCCTTTGTCTCTTACGGCGCATTCTGGATTTCGTTGGGGGTTATTTTCATGCTCAACAACTTCAACATCTATCATTCCAGCACCAGGGATCTCGGCTGGTTTCTGGTCGGCTGGACCATCTATACCGCGATCATGTGGATTCCGGCGATGCGCATTCATGGTGCCATGGCGATCACCTTTACCCTGCTGTTGATCGGGTTTATCCTGCTGGATCTGGGGCATTTCGGTTATCCTGAAATGATCAAGGTCGCTGGCTATGAACTGATGCTCTGCGGGGTCTCGGCGCTCTACATGATGGCGCACACCATTTACGCCCAGGTCTTTCAAAGGAATGTTTTGCCCGTCGGGAAACCCTGGATCAAGTTTTAA
- a CDS encoding DUF2726 domain-containing protein — MNTLLIVAVVLIVLGFLAVFLQKQTSASPSALTFKSRGELFTPAERSFLGVLQQAVGDEFSIFGKVRLGDLIKPSSGLNPSQRLSTLNKINLKHIDFLICRADNLAFVAAVELDDKSHRRKDRSERDVFVDQALSSAEIPIVRFAAQKSYELTDVKQRIAAVTNSTLAESSVTPPTEEFSLGNQIQPGVEQSVNDFHMQPDEVSQSPAVLTCPACQSVMVKRQAKKGANAGNWFWACSTFPKCRKVIAIES; from the coding sequence TTGAACACGTTATTAATTGTAGCTGTTGTCTTAATCGTTCTTGGTTTTCTTGCTGTATTTTTACAGAAACAAACATCCGCTTCTCCATCAGCGCTGACATTTAAAAGTCGAGGTGAGCTTTTTACACCCGCCGAACGCTCTTTTCTCGGAGTTTTGCAGCAAGCCGTTGGAGATGAGTTTTCCATCTTCGGCAAGGTTCGTCTCGGTGATTTGATCAAGCCGAGCAGTGGCTTAAACCCAAGCCAACGACTATCTACCTTGAACAAAATCAACCTCAAGCATATCGATTTTCTGATTTGCCGCGCCGACAATTTGGCTTTTGTGGCCGCAGTAGAACTTGATGATAAATCTCACCGGCGCAAGGATAGAAGTGAGCGGGACGTTTTTGTTGATCAGGCATTAAGCTCAGCCGAAATCCCGATTGTTCGGTTCGCGGCCCAAAAGAGCTACGAGTTGACCGACGTTAAACAGAGAATTGCTGCCGTAACAAATAGTACATTGGCTGAGTCTTCGGTTACGCCGCCCACCGAGGAGTTCTCTCTTGGCAATCAAATACAACCAGGAGTCGAACAAAGTGTGAATGATTTTCACATGCAGCCTGATGAGGTGAGTCAATCTCCTGCCGTGCTAACCTGTCCTGCATGTCAGTCTGTAATGGTAAAGCGCCAGGCAAAAAAAGGTGCAAACGCAGGGAATTGGTTCTGGGCCTGTTCGACATTCCCTAAATGTCGCAAAGTGATTGCGATTGAAAGTTGA
- a CDS encoding cysteine desulfurase family protein, whose translation MSIKKFHEIYLDNNATTRSLPEVQDSVMGVLGQSFGNPSSAHSLGGRVRKKISLARDYVALLIGAPPSQLIFTSGGTEANNLVLSSVTRGVAKQARIITSQVEHSSVLDMCDHIETLGVEVIRLPVNGDGLVSVEDFKAALNSKVVLVSIQWVNNETGVTQPIRTIGKICRTAQVPFHTDAAQAVGKLCIDVSNMPIDFLTFTGHKFHSPQGVGALYSSNLGFVRPTLFGGTQEEGLRPGTENVPGIIGMGVAAQIRQTNLLEHFEQLTKLRKQFEKKVLELVPQVKINGGKADRVCNTSNLFFEGVDGQALVARLDQEGIYCSQSSACTNQRPEPSYVLRAMGLSEADAYSSIRFSFSIENTFEEIGIAVDKISKLCKQLRIFKN comes from the coding sequence TTGTCTATAAAGAAATTCCATGAAATTTACCTTGATAATAATGCAACAACCCGCTCCCTGCCTGAGGTGCAAGATTCAGTTATGGGGGTTCTTGGACAATCCTTTGGCAACCCTTCTAGCGCTCACTCCCTCGGAGGACGGGTCCGGAAAAAAATCTCTTTAGCCAGAGATTATGTCGCATTATTGATTGGGGCCCCCCCTTCCCAACTTATCTTTACTAGCGGTGGAACCGAAGCAAACAATTTGGTGCTTTCTTCTGTAACTAGAGGAGTGGCCAAACAAGCAAGGATAATAACAAGCCAGGTTGAGCACTCCTCTGTTTTGGACATGTGTGACCATATTGAAACCCTAGGGGTCGAGGTGATACGCCTACCAGTTAATGGTGATGGCCTTGTCTCTGTAGAAGATTTTAAGGCTGCTCTAAATAGTAAGGTGGTCCTAGTATCAATCCAATGGGTGAACAACGAAACGGGAGTAACACAACCCATTCGAACGATTGGTAAAATCTGCAGAACCGCTCAGGTCCCTTTCCATACCGATGCGGCCCAAGCCGTTGGTAAATTGTGCATAGATGTTTCGAATATGCCTATTGATTTCCTCACTTTTACTGGGCACAAATTCCATTCACCCCAAGGTGTGGGGGCTTTGTACAGTTCAAACCTAGGCTTTGTTCGGCCAACTTTATTTGGAGGCACGCAAGAGGAAGGACTTCGCCCTGGGACAGAAAATGTTCCGGGAATTATTGGGATGGGTGTTGCTGCTCAAATTCGACAGACAAACCTATTAGAGCATTTCGAACAGTTAACAAAGTTAAGAAAACAATTTGAAAAGAAAGTTTTAGAACTAGTTCCTCAAGTCAAAATCAATGGGGGAAAAGCCGATCGTGTGTGTAATACATCTAATCTATTTTTCGAAGGTGTAGATGGGCAAGCATTAGTGGCTCGTCTTGACCAAGAAGGAATTTATTGCTCCCAAAGTTCTGCATGTACAAATCAGAGGCCTGAACCTTCTTATGTTTTGCGAGCGATGGGTCTTTCTGAAGCGGATGCCTATTCAAGCATTCGTTTCAGCTTCTCTATCGAAAATACTTTTGAAGAAATCGGGATTGCGGTGGATAAGATATCAAAACTTTGTAAGCAACTTCGCATATTTAAGAATTAA
- a CDS encoding DUF4007 family protein, whose translation MRFGGHETFAIREGWLHKGLKLLICDPEKLIDEYAADWLGVGRNMAKSINHWLVATGLAKLQVGRKTRKTPLEATQLGELVYERDPFFSEVGTWWILHINLVRSPENALSWEWFFNRFNQVRFEKSFCVDSLKRYLQLSGQRMPSLNTLERDISCMLSTYARKIPVDQGDPEESNVSPFADLHLLKFFRDTGTYQLNQEVKNIPPDILGYSLACAFSEGQLGAKQVDVTIKEATAQAGGPGRVFSLTAEALFDVALSVEKSLDGTGIEIVGLAGERAIRFEKKSPVIWLAQYYDSQGSEEVSTEFFTMLKELRVIL comes from the coding sequence ATGCGCTTTGGCGGCCACGAAACATTTGCGATCCGTGAAGGATGGCTCCATAAGGGGCTGAAACTCCTAATCTGTGATCCTGAGAAGTTAATTGATGAATATGCCGCCGATTGGCTTGGCGTTGGTAGAAATATGGCCAAGTCCATTAATCATTGGCTTGTGGCTACTGGATTAGCCAAATTACAGGTTGGTCGAAAGACTCGCAAAACTCCGTTAGAGGCTACACAGTTAGGTGAACTTGTCTATGAAAGAGATCCATTTTTTAGTGAGGTCGGAACCTGGTGGATATTGCATATTAATTTAGTTCGATCACCTGAGAACGCCCTGTCTTGGGAGTGGTTTTTTAATCGTTTCAACCAGGTCCGATTTGAAAAATCTTTTTGCGTTGATAGTTTGAAGCGATACTTACAATTGTCGGGCCAGCGGATGCCAAGTTTAAATACCTTGGAACGTGATATCTCTTGCATGTTATCTACCTACGCTCGAAAAATCCCAGTTGATCAAGGGGATCCTGAAGAGTCAAACGTGAGCCCTTTTGCTGATTTACATTTGTTGAAGTTCTTTCGTGACACAGGAACCTACCAACTAAATCAGGAAGTTAAAAATATCCCGCCTGATATCTTAGGTTACTCCCTTGCTTGCGCATTTTCCGAAGGGCAGCTTGGGGCAAAGCAAGTTGATGTAACTATTAAGGAGGCAACGGCACAGGCAGGGGGACCAGGTCGAGTTTTCTCGCTGACCGCAGAAGCTCTGTTTGATGTAGCCTTGTCTGTGGAGAAATCTCTTGATGGGACAGGGATTGAAATTGTTGGGTTAGCTGGAGAAAGGGCGATCCGGTTTGAAAAGAAATCACCAGTCATTTGGCTAGCGCAATACTACGATTCTCAAGGTTCCGAAGAAGTGAGCACCGAATTTTTCACCATGCTTAAAGAGTTAAGGGTAATCTTATGA